TAAAAGTCGTAAGATTTATGATAAACTTACGATTTTTAAAAAAGTCTTCTTTAGTGAAATGGAGCGAACAAACTTTCATATGCTTGGACAAAGTTTTCTTAACTTTTAGAATATAGATCCAAGCTTGTCGTCTGTCCATATATACTTCCGAACCTGATCTGGTTCTCACCAGTACTTTTCGTTCATTCTCTTGtggaaaattatgaaaactaaTACCCTTACACGAAGGTCGTTGTCCCCAAGATTTACACGTAGGGACGCTACAACAGTAACTGGAAATGCAGCCACTCATTACTGGTAAATAAATGAAAGGATTCTAACAAATTTTAAATGCGAATACGATTTAAAACACCAAAATCACCGATTTACGTTGTAAACAAACCTGTATAAccttctagttacaaaaactgtCGCCAGGTGTCCTGTCATTTGTTTTTTGCTCAGAACATAGAAATAGAATAACTATTCTTAATATGGTAGACTTCTTTTTTTTGGTATCCTCTTTCTTCTAAATGAAGGAAAGGAATTGATAAATTAATCGTTttcttaaaataaaaattaacaattaaAGCATATTTCGCTGactaaatttttttaatgaaaatatacaTTTGGCAAAAAGTTATGTCAGAAGTGGGATTCGAACCCACGCCCTCAGAGAGGACCAGAACGCCCTATAACCTGGGAAACAGGCAAGTAACCTTGAGTCTGGCGCCTTAGACCGCTCGGCCATCCTGACATTGCTTAAAATTGACATTTGGttttatatcaatatttttcagaaatagaaTGGTAAAGAAATGAAAACCGCTTCTGAAATTTTAGGTTCACGATTTGGGACATTTAGATTAGAAATAAGGAAATCGATtcgaagaaattgaaaaaatcaatagaaattccaaatagttttcagatatttttattcaacatataaattagaaataatatattaatttgattataaatatgaaaaaaatttgaactatATTCTTTGGTTGAACAATATTGGACAATGAAAATACTGATTCTAGAGGCTAGTTAGACATCGATAATACTTTCGTGTTTTTTTTCTTGAGCAGTAACTTTCAGTTTTTCCTGCATCTTATTCAACATTTCCTGCATTCGTCGAATctggaaattattattataggtTCAATAACTTATACATTATACATTATTATAGATATACCTCTTCATCTTTCTGCAGAAGCAGTTTATCCGTTTCGCTTATTTCCGAATCGTAAGGTACGGAATCCCTTTTTAGTTTactgaaaattaaaataatgatatttcaATCACAAACTGTTGGAAATCAAATAACCTACCCCCTCTCTCTAGCATGTTGAGATATTTGTGATATACATTGAGCTCTGAAATTCTCGTAATGAACGTCTTCTGTGACATCTTTCAAATCTTGCATATGGGTAGAGATTAACATGGTCCTCAATTTTATGAAATCACTATGTTTTGGATTCTCCACTGAAATATCATAGATTGAGttataaacaattttttattatgAATCTATGGTTAGAACCGATAAAACGCAGGTTTACCATCAACAACTCCCCAAGGATACTGTCTCCCTCTGACTTTCTTCCCTCCAACTTCTAAAATCGTGTTACTTCCAACAACGGCGAAAGGAACACTGGCTTTGAGTTCTCTATCTTGCTGCTTGAAATCCTCATCTTCATCGCTGTCGCAATCGGGAAATTCGTACATCTACAAAATACGAAAAATCAGTTGACCATGTTgcaaattattcatttctatGGACTTTTGTCCTCCATGGATTTTTCGAGACACAGAAAATTAATACCTTAAATCTCTATGATAGTTTTTTCGAAGAAAGACCATAGACGTTAATTTCGAAAGGGGTGTGCATGATCGATATTTGGAAAATTCCCAGAATTATAAAAATCGCGTGAATAATAACTCACTTGTATCCCGTGATCTTTTACATCGTTTAAAATGCTTTGTTTCAATTTGTTAACTTCTGACGTCGTCAGAGTATCGGCTTTCGCTATAACTAGTACTATGTTTACTTTTCGATGCAATCTTTTCATCAATTCCAAATCCATTTGACGTAcactgaaatttttattttattttaattgcATTGCTAGATTTGAATAGATTGAGATTTACCTGTGTCCCCAAGGTGGAACGAAATACAAGCAGCAATGCACTCTGTTGTCCTGGATATTTCTTCTATTGAGTCCACTTTCGTCAGTGAAATATTGTCTAAATTGGTCGTCTATGTAGTTAGTACATACTTTCCAGCTATCTTCGCAATTAACAGCGTCACCAAATCCTGGGGTATCTATTACGGTGAGTCTGTGAACAGGAAGAAAAAGATACATAGAGATTTCCATTACTTCCAGTCGTTCTGTGATCTCAAATTTTTATACCTCAATTTCACTCCACGCTCCTCTATTTCCATGGTTTTCTTTTCTATACAAGTCGTTCTGTGTATTCTTTCGCTAACGTCTGGTATGATTCGATTCTTATATAGGTCGTCCAGGAATAAACTATTTATCAGCGTTGATTTACCCAGTCCAGACTCGCCGACAACCATCAGAGTGAAGTCGAACCCCCTTTTAACCGATTTTCTGTGAACTTGATCTGGTAAGGTGGCAAATCCGATGTAATCCCTGTCACCTAAGAGATATAGAAAGGAAATGTATAAAAATGAGAAGATTCATCTAAGTTTCCGTTGAGATTTCAGCAGTTTGAAAACCTGTCTTCAGGGTTGCGAAGTTCCCCAAAATAAATATAGTAATTTATAATCGCTCCTGACGCATCGAATTGTCGAACTAAGAATATCGATGATTTATTTCCACATCCCTAGTTGAA
This genomic stretch from Coccinella septempunctata chromosome 7, icCocSept1.1, whole genome shotgun sequence harbors:
- the LOC123316763 gene encoding septin-2, which encodes MSGDRDYIGFATLPDQVHRKSVKRGFDFTLMVVGESGLGKSTLINSLFLDDLYKNRIIPDVSERIHRTTCIEKKTMEIEERGVKLRLTVIDTPGFGDAVNCEDSWKVCTNYIDDQFRQYFTDESGLNRRNIQDNRVHCCLYFVPPWGHSVRQMDLELMKRLHRKVNIVLVIAKADTLTTSEVNKLKQSILNDVKDHGIQMYEFPDCDSDEDEDFKQQDRELKASVPFAVVGSNTILEVGGKKVRGRQYPWGVVDVENPKHSDFIKLRTMLISTHMQDLKDVTEDVHYENFRAQCISQISQHARERGKLKRDSVPYDSEISETDKLLLQKDEEIRRMQEMLNKMQEKLKVTAQEKKHESIIDV